The Limanda limanda chromosome 14, fLimLim1.1, whole genome shotgun sequence genomic interval CCAGTTGATCTGGGATCAGATTAAACCCAAAGCCACTAATACCGGCCAGTTGTGTCCGTTTTTGTTAAGTTCATTACTTCTCCAGGAGCAGAACTACAGACATATACAACACTTAGCATTTTATCACAGCCGGTCAGAGTGAGACTTTAGTTCAGTGTCTTTTTGTCTTACgaagaaataacacaaattgGATTCAAGATAAAAAAATTGCCTCAAGAAAATAAACGTGTTTAATTTACATTGATTTGAAACCGAGAAAAGCAGCACATTTGAGATTAGAATGACCTCATGTTTGTAATTTGACTTACCATCCCTGATGTTGTCTCACGTCCTCAGCAGGAGCGTCTCTGCGTCCGACAGAACCTCGCTTCCATCTGGATCTCGACAGAACAGAGTGGTCCTCGCCCTCGTCTTTGCAGAGGCCGTCTCCTTTCCTGCCGGAGGCCTCCGGGCTCAGCAGCCGCTCCCACAGCGCCAccccagagaggaggggctcgCCCCTGCCAGACAGCAGTGAGCCACTCGGAGGCTCCATAGAAGACGACATCCTTGGGGTCCGGCAGAGACCCAGGGGGGAGCGGGCATCGGACGACACCGGCGGGTCCCCGCGCAAGGGCCTCCAAAAGTACCTGACCCGTTTCGATGATGCCATGAAACTGCGAGGTCAGCTGGCCAACGAGAAGGCCACCCAGGAAGGAGAGGCCGAGCCGGAGGAGTTTGATCCCTTCAGAGTCTTCAGGCTCGTCGGCAGCGTCCTCCTCGCCATCTTTGTCCGGGTGTTCGTCTGCAAGTATCTGGTGAGTCTGCCGCTGTCGACACCTTGTTGCTGTGACGACTGTGAAAATGGTCACTTTACATGATAACCAATGAGAGAACAGATGCTAAAGGTGTTTAAGTGCATTGATAGATCCATCACAAGTTACAGCAGGTAACTGGTATTATCTACAGGGGACTTTTCATTGTCTTTATTAATTGTTATCAGCTACCATTAGGCCAAACTTACACTAAATGCAGAGGTTTTATCATCCGAATcagatacatacacatacaagaTATTGTTGATGTATCTGCATAACAGAGGCATTGTTGCTGCAGTGATGTGactcatattttatttcatcctaGTCTATATTTGCTCCGTTTCTGACCCTTGAACTGGCCTACATGGGGCTGTCCAAGTACTTTCCAAAGGTGAGTTTGCACTTGGTCCCTTTTGCATAATTTGGTATGATAGCAAACAGTGTTATTGAGATGCAGATTCTTATGTTTTAGTGaagatgtcaaataaataatgatggcTGTTATGGTTGTAGAGGTGTAGAGACACTGGTAAGTGGTGAACAAGTCTAAACATTGATGTTGTGAGTTGTGACATTAAGTTGTTAATCAAGCAGCAATGGGTTTCGTTCAGCTTTTCAGACACATGGGTTTGTTGCTTTTGTCTGTTTTCCATAATTGACTGTTATATCAAACAGGCTCTAAAACGTAGTAAATTATCATTTAGTGCAGCCATGTGTTTCATTGTGTCTTTGCATTCCACTCCTGTCTCTCCAGGTAGAGAAGAAGATCCAGACCACTGTGCTAACCGCTGCCCTGCTGCTGTCCGGCATCCCCTCTGAAGTCATCAACCGCTCCATGGACACCTACAGGAGGATGGGCGATGTCTTTGCCGACCTATGCGCCTACTTCTTCACCTTCATCCTCTCCAACGAGATCCTGCTCCTCATTGGCTCAGAGACTCCTGATGGAGGAGCAGAACCTCAGTAACCCAGCCCCCCTTCTCGTTGACCCCTCCTTCTGTTCCCCATAGCAACAAGGCATGCTTATTTACGCCCTCTGCTGTGGGTTTGCTGTCGACAGTCTGGAAATGAATCCCTGCCGTGAGAGCTCATCTCTACAGCACTTCAGAGTTTAACCCAGGCTCAGCTACATGTAACCAGCGAGTCTAGTGTTTGCTCCAGAGCTCCATGTTGTTTCTGCTCGCTACAGGCGCTCGGAAACATAAgaacagtctgtgtgtgtgtgacaggtgtACAGGCGTTTATAATGACCagtaatatttattttcaggAAATGGAAAACGTTGCAGTGAAAAGTGGAAGATAATTGGTCTTAAATTGCAAAGGGTTCATTGATTCCATCTGAGTCTTGTCAACCTCACATGAATCTTGATGCATCATCTTGATAAAAATATATCCTACATATTCTTCATGTGTGGAAAACAAAATCTGTCAATTACCTGAGCCCCACGCTGACAGGCTACATGCTGTTTAGCTGCCCTCACTGGCAGGATTTGACCGAATTGTGTAAAATGAGGTTCATACCGCAATTCCACTGAATGCTAAGAGGGGGTAATTTGAGAAACTGAATTATTGCCTGAGTCCTCCTCTATCCTAATACATCCAAATGTGTTGCATAAGCTGGACAAGGTGTCACATTCTCAGCTAATAAACCTGACTCCTCAGCAGGCACCTGACCTTTAAACCAAATCTCCAGCAACACTATGGAtgctctttttttcatttcaactgAACAGAGGGTTAGAAAGGTTGGGGTCATTGCATTTTCAGTTCATCTCattgtaaaacaaaaatctaaactGCCACAAACCACTGTTAGGAATGTcatgtcatgttttatttacacatttgaGTTGTCAAGTTCCTGAACCAACTGAAATGCAGAGGAATTGACCACAACCTTGGAGATGAGAGGGTTACTGAGGATCTTGACCTGTTGTGACTGACAGTCGATGACTAAATTGAGTAGAGGGCTTAATACAGGTGGTTAActataaaatactttataatttaatttaagtttaGGTACTTTGGAAACAAGTGCTATGAGATTAGTTTCAATAATCTGAACAACTGACTTCTGACTTTATCCTCAGGATTCTGATCAAATCTTTGGATTATATTATTCCTTACTTTCTCCTGTGATTAATCTGAGATCTACCATATTTGTAATGGATTACTTCCTCCTGAACATGCATCAACTAGCAGGAAACACAGCGGTACAGACTCTAAATACCTGCAGCACGGCtgcatgatttttctgttgaTAAAATAAATCCGCCGACTTTTAAACACACTACCTTTTAGAACAGAAAGAGCTTAATGGATCTAAGAACAAACGGCAGGAggttaaaaaatgaaacaacTTAATGTAGTATCAATGGGTCTAGAACTGTTCATTTTCTCAATTGCATCATTCAAAAATGTTGTTATACTGAGGTCACAGAACAAGGAGGAAAAGTTACAAACACAGTTTTAAGCTTTTAGTTtgttaaagattaaaaagaacATTTTTGTAGCGTTGTCATTCACATTCAGGAGATGATGAATTCTTCATCGGGTGAAAAAGTGAAGTGTTCTAGAGCAACAGTTTCCCGATGTTAAGAAtcctttatatttgtgttttgatggaCTTCCTCATAGGCTGTGGGTTAGGTCTTGTTTTCCGCTGCGATCACACCTTTTTTTCAAAGGGGTCCAACTACATTATAAACAAGTATTTTACTTTGTGTAATAAGTCAGAAGAAGCATTTAGCCTTTGAATGTTAAGTGAGTTATGTGTGCACGGCTTTAAAAGGCAGTAAACTTCATAAACTGTTTGTAGGTAATGAAATGTACAGTTGACGGGAACGTGTTGGGTTTTACTCGGAAGTTCtgccagtgcagtttcagtggGAGTTTGTGCGCTTATTTGTGTCAATTAATTCATGGTGACGTGTTCCGCTTCGCTTCCTTCAGGCCTCACGCATATAcatactttatatacagtgtactCTGTGGGTTTGTGCTGTTCATGTCCTCTATGAATTTCATCCTAATTTATTGATGTGAATATTTGGATTCGTGGATTTTGGATTTCATGTAAACGAATTGATGTGATTTAATGTATCTTACTAATTGTCTAAGCCACTTGTTGTTTTTGATACTGTTTACAGAATAACTGTTTTATTGGCTCTTACATATTTGAACTTAAGCAACAAATTCAATCTCTACATGATTTTAACAGTTTGTGCTTCAATAAAATACACAGGATGAATAACCAGACCGTTCTTACCAAATAAATACAACTTGTGGGACAAACTTAAGACTCACTTCTCGATTTGTATTGAACTGTTTTAATGTAGCAGGGACAGTGCATGTGAATAAACATGATAAGGAGAGGGTATTTAGATCGGTTGATAACTTTGTTGATCTCCAGAGGGAAACTAAAttgtcacagcagcaggggTATGTCAAAATACAATAGTTTGTTTGCAATCTGCACCCTCACAACTAGATACCCCtcaatcctacacactggacctttaacattgtgctatttattttattttctcagtcaTATTTAGAGGAAGATTACTTTGCTCTGTAATCACCATTTTAAGTGGTAAGAATAgagttttttattatattgaaaATGCATTAACcagaaaacatgttgaaaatcaGATGCTCTTTCAGAGCTTTAACACGCTCAAATTCTTACaaacatttgcagaaaatttgatatttacttttcatttattttctgatgtttatttaatttgttattttttttcaaaatgtaggggttcagtatcttgccaaggacacttcaacatgcaaatggggaagagtggggattgaacccccAACCTTCTTATTGAAGAACGCCACTCAACCACCTAGGGCCtcaatctttatgtcttgcaaaggggACCtatctctcactcactctcgcTCAGAggtgggacatttcctcaaacagtgtaaacattgaggtacggcgaaggttcatccttcgccaaaggagacgatgttgtcataactccactgtgcattgtcctatcactaccaaacgtctgtctcatgatcagagtccaagcctgaacagctctatgtgtcaatatttcctcagtcatttttttttcaggcaaaacacatgcaacgcTTCAGAATGCATGGGCACGGGCctgcccagtgctgctttgcagtcctagaaattttagaaattgtattttatagtttttcttgtttttaaaatggaTACCAGTTTTTGTTACAGtcacatctttttttatatttgtttatattgccTTACACACTTAAGTTATTATCAGTACACTTAGGAATTGCTTGCTACATCtggtttgtttattgttttacaaAGTACATGAATCATCAGACTGTTAATGTTCATACGTGCATGAGTTTACACCTGTTGATTCACAGatttcattattgattcatTTTGGCATCAACTGTGTGATTCAGGGCGAATGATGTGTACTCGCCGCTCTGACCTCCCACCGCACGGGGGCGCACTCTGTTATTAAGTTTGTAATTTCATATGTCGCACTTGTGTGTCGCAGTTTTCTGACGCGCAGGATCAAAGgcacaaacaaccattcaccgTCTGTCGTTCGTCACAATCCGTGATCTGATTTCCTTTTTTGCACCGGACCAAACTCTGTGGAGCAGCCATGGGACGTGAGTCGAGGTAAGTTACAAAGATCCGGTTCGTCCTGTGTTTCCTTCTGTCGCTGCCTGAGTTGCTTTCATTCCCAtggctagcgttagcatgctagctaacGCGTCGGTGTGTTAGTGCTCCTCCGACACAACACTTGGTCTCACACAAGCTGTGGAATAtgaataacaaacaaatgaataacagtttcctgctgtttgCTCCTCAGACACTACAGGAAGCGATCCGCGTCTCGAGGACGTTCCGGCAGCCGCTCGAAGAGCCGCTCTCCGGACAAACGCTCCAAGAAGGAGGACCGGGACCGAGACCGGAGCCGGAGGGACAGGTCCCGGAGCAAGGACCGCCGCAGGACCCGCTCCAGAGACAGGAAACGACCTAGGTGGGAGTTCTATGTCCTCATGTTGTCTACGATTAAACACTAAAGTTGTTGATAGTTGAATTTACAGTTTAAAAGTCAGGTCACTGGTAGTCCATTTGATCTGGGATGAGATCGTTGATCACACTTTGTATGATACTAGCATCGTTTCTCAAAGCTGTGAACTACCACAATACCCAGATAAGACTGTAGAGGAGACTTTGATGAGAATCATGTTAACTTGGCCCCATTACAACTTAATA includes:
- the camlg gene encoding calcium signal-modulating cyclophilin ligand isoform X2, with the translated sequence MESGDSVEEKTAPASAAQRRAEIRRRKLLMNSEDRMNRIVGFTKIEAEPSGASLRPTEPRFHLDLDRTEWSSPSSLQRPSPFLPEASGLSSRSHSATPERRGSPLPDSSEPLGGSIEDDILGVRQRPRGERASDDTGGSPRKGLQKYLTRFDDAMKLRGQLANEKATQEGEAEPEEFDPFRVFRLVGSVLLAIFVRVFVCKYLSIFAPFLTLELAYMGLSKYFPKVEKKIQTTVLTAALLLSGIPSEVINRSMDTYRRMGDVFADLCAYFFTFILSNEILLLIGSETPDGGAEPQ
- the camlg gene encoding calcium signal-modulating cyclophilin ligand isoform X1 — encoded protein: MESGDSVEEKTAPASAAQRRAEIRRRKLLMNSEDRMNRIVGFTKIEAEPSAGASLRPTEPRFHLDLDRTEWSSPSSLQRPSPFLPEASGLSSRSHSATPERRGSPLPDSSEPLGGSIEDDILGVRQRPRGERASDDTGGSPRKGLQKYLTRFDDAMKLRGQLANEKATQEGEAEPEEFDPFRVFRLVGSVLLAIFVRVFVCKYLSIFAPFLTLELAYMGLSKYFPKVEKKIQTTVLTAALLLSGIPSEVINRSMDTYRRMGDVFADLCAYFFTFILSNEILLLIGSETPDGGAEPQ